A portion of the Rhizoctonia solani chromosome 6, complete sequence genome contains these proteins:
- a CDS encoding Retrotransposon-derived protein PEG10, translating into MADARLRKLSMTSLASRQASPLITPATLEGPSNAPISCTRVKLHPEILWQQEDATKLNHLHRYLIGNNASSRSQPLAFHRLLEKNTGHLISHLDAWKQTMLQDVTQAVESAIQRLLTAPSSTDPHTPPRRVFTVIDNTPKPSGSGSLGNKDVSVPIKDEPDPKGKRVELESPEPPKATPNTSWTIPHPGSP; encoded by the coding sequence ATGGCAGATGCCAGATTACGCAAATTGTCAATGACCTCACTTGCATCAAGGCAGGCATCCCCTCTTATCACTCCAGCCACACTGGAAGGACCGTCCAACGCACCTATAAGTTGCACAAGAGTCAAACTCCATCCAGAAATCCTCTGGCAGCAAGAGGATGCTACAAAACTCAATCACCTGCACAGATATCTCATAGGCAACAATGCCAGCAGCAGATCTCAACCCCTAGCGTTCCACAGATTACTGGAGAAGAACACAGGGCATCTTATCAGCCATCTGGatgcttggaaacaaaccATGTTGCAGGATGTGACACAAGCAGTAGAGAGCGCAATTCAGCGTCTTCTGACTGCCCCCAGCAGCACAGATCCACACACGCCGCCCAGAAGAGTCTTCACAGTAATAGACAACACCCCTAAGCCTTCTGGCTCAGGCAGCTTAGGCAACAAGGACGTCTCAGTCCCTATCAAAGATGAGCCTGACCCAAAAGGAAAAAGGGTCGAATTGGAGTCACCAGAACCACCTAAAGCAACCCCAAACACCTCCTGGACAATCCCACACCCAGGATCACCTTGA
- a CDS encoding Retrotransposon-derived protein PEG10: protein MSVKDGQPKKWGQIYLEKLLNGDDEPTLESWITLETAFLHYWSNPAAAQIAEQRLRELKQLKSASNYATEFRIIANKLEWTKAEVRSKLIKYTWQKNITALDKLIYTACLVDDTLFEARKEPRKDSNSSNSSPQRPAHGRLSDYVSKKVQEARRNAGECSKCGEKSHKWEDCKNAWCPKTIERYKPESGKAVEMEGLESLPQAGKV, encoded by the exons ATGAGCGTAAAAGAtggacaacccaagaagtGGGGACAGATCTACTTAGAGAAGCTGCTAAATGGGGATGATGAGCCAACTCTGGAATCCTGGATTACACTTGAAACAGCATTCTTGCACTACTGGAGCAATCCAGCAGCAGCGCAAATCGCAGAACAACGCCTGCGCGAGCTCAAGCAGCTGAAATCAGCAAGCAATTATGCCACAGAGTTTAGGATTATAGCAAACAAACTAGAATG GACTAAGGCAGAAGTCAGAAGCAAGCTAATCAAGTACACCTGGCAAAAGAACATCACTGCATTGGACAAGCTTATCTATACCGCCTGTCTAGTTGATGACACACTGTTTGAAGCGCGCAAGGAGCCAAGAAAagacagcaacagcagcaacagctcACCACAACGCCCTGCTcatgggcgcttaagcgATTATGTCTCCAAGAAGGTTCAGGAAGCAAGAAGAAACGCTGGAGAATGCTCCAAGTGTGGGGAGAAATCTCACAAATGGGAGGACTGCAAGAATGCATGGTGCCCCAAAACAATAGAACGTTATAAGCCTGAATCAGGAAAGGCTGTagaaatggaagggctagaATCGCTTCCCCAAGCAGGAAAAGTCTGA
- a CDS encoding Retrotransposable element Tf2 protein, with translation MMHLVPCKETSTAKDVAQMFLEHVWKLHGTPKRTVSDRGTTFNKFLKALYKSLQITPSFSTAYHPQTDGQTEIKNQWLEAYLPPFINHCQSDWVVWLPLAEFAHNNARSKATGKLPFEIVYGRSPVISPLLEPTGSPIADDRAKQLAETIQEVQASIKWAQERYKQADTGKPPLEFQPGDKVRLLALNITLQRPNKKPDHRQYCPFPVIERVGSHAYCLSLPETMKIHDVFHQNEKKSMKVRWKGYAPHEDTWEPAKDPQHCKDKLRNFFPNYPDAPAADNAIPANARKVKRGKMVKQLSKSKTARFATS, from the exons atgatgcacctggTTCCCTGCAAAGAAACTTCTACTGCTAAGGATGTCGCTCAGATGTTCTTGGAGCATGTTtggaagctacatggcaCTCCCAAGCGCACTGTGTCTGACAGAGGGACTACattcaacaagttcctcAAGGCACTCTACAAATCTCTGCAAATCACTCCTAGTTTCTCTACTGCTTATCACCCACAAACTGATGGGCAAACTGAGATCAAGAATCAATGGCTGGAGGCTTACCTACCTCCCTTCATTAATCATTGTCAGTCTGATTGGGTTGTTTGGCTCCCActggctgaatttgctcacaacaatgccagaagCAAAGCAACCGGCAAATTGCCctttgagattgtgtatGGACGTTCTCCTGTCATTTCACCACTCCTGGAGCCCACTGGGTCGCCCATTGCTGATGACAGAGCCAAGCAACTGGCTGAGACTATTCAGGAAGTAcaggcatcaatcaaatgggctcagGAGCGCTACAAACAGGCAGACACAGGGAAACCACCTCTTGAGTTTCAACCAGGAGACAAAGTTAGGCTTCTGGCTTTGAATATCACGTTACAGCGCCCCAACAAAAAGCCAGACCATAGGCAGTATTGCCCTTTCCCTGTCATAGAAAGAGTGGGCTCTCACGCCTATTGCCTGTCTCTCCCTGAGACcatgaagatccatgatgtgttccAT CAGAatgagaagaagagtatgaa ggtcagatggaagggatatgcaCCCCATGaggacacatgggaaccagccaaGGATCCACAGCAttgcaaggacaaattgcgcaacttctttcctaattatCCGGATGCCCCGGCCGCTGACAATGCCATCCCTGCAAACGCGCGCAAAGTTAAAAGAGGCAAGATGGTCAAGCAACTCAGCAAGTCCAAAACTGCCCGCTTTGCTACTTCATAA
- a CDS encoding Helitron helicase-like domain at N-terminus, with protein MHSFQLPTSSTVWSHHRQFTLVAAPNAETIQSNPLNPPPGPSHAALAQRARQARERAEREAAAQAMQAQQPPNIALIPEELLPAPLDPPQIPENQQVPVNIEDNQETINQQPPGNNIEQGVHAHPQPNEQPLPPAQLNEAAQQHDIVLFKHDGGFQRMSSWNPAYACLYYVLLFPKGEHGFQRHIPIQGQQWQPGLHPQAAQRVAQLYVEGHEPDNDEEDNGPAGNQQQRRSVVSEREYYAYYLFSCEDPDAQTHYPGANGTFSTIFQAGCLLQQYLVDVWAIADQSRLLWLCNNQSLLTVELYSGLCDALLSDNLTHREQDAMAISCYLGEPQLFIAMTANPKWPEIHSALLPGQTYSDRSDLITWVFELKCHQLMEDITQKGIFGKCIAHVHTIEFQKRGLPHMHLSVWLECASHILEPGNVDELICAELPIAEGPGADPALYAVVTSSMLHGPCGPEHHAPCWDKDKKACTKGYYPLKQWNAQTIMVADSYPLYWHRDNGQTFRKVISGVEITFDNTHVVPYNPFLSKKYTCHMNVETCSGIGAIKYVLKYVYKGGDRISIELTTNAEGDAQQAQNLDEIKTHLDACWEVPNIVHLQVHLPEQQSVSFCAGQLIENVISAAKDTSLTAFFKLNAYKNQEVCRFANELVYQEIPNKFTWNKITWKFSLQRLTQNNGVVRFSTGAIGQMYFVPPNSGERLYLRTLLTVVHGPTSFESLCTFEGQVFPTFKEVCIAQGLLESDEEWAKCLAEAAQYKTGRHLCHLFVVTLTACHPMDPAQLWIQFCAQICDDIRYKLSQEPWNCPHALDEDVYDFGLYLVEVLVLETGSNMQDVNMPTCQKNWDQINQGQNCLIWEQYALHNAQPEGLEDQLQQQLNNEQLAAFNQVLASVQNDLGVTFFLD; from the exons ATGCACTCCTTCCAGCTCCCTACCAGCAGCACAGTTTGGAGTCAT CACAGGCAGTTTACATTAGTGGCAGCTCCCAATGCTGAGACTATTCAAAGCAATCCTTTG AACCCCCCACCTGGGCCCAGCCATGCAGCTTTGGCTCAGAGGGCAAGGCAAGCAAGGGAGCGTGCAGAGAGGGAAGCAGCTGCTCAGGCAATGCAAGCTCAGCAG CCCCCAAACATAGCCCTGATCCCAGAAGAATTGCTGCCTGCCCCATTGgacccacctcaaatcccaGAAAATCAGCAAGTACCTGTGAACATTGAGGATAATCAA GAAACCATTAATCAACAACCTCCAGGCAATAATATTGAACAAGGAGTGCATGCCCACCCACAG CCTAATGAGCAGCCATTACCACCAGCACAGCTAAATGAGGCAGCCCAA CAGCATGATATTGTGCTGTTCAAGCATGATGGAGGCTTTCAAAGGATGAGCTCATGGAACCCTGCATATGCATGTCTGTATTATGTTCTACTTTTTCCTAAGGGTGAGCATGGGTTCCAGAGACACATACCCATTCAAGGCCAGCAATGGCAGCCTGGCTTGCACCCTCAAGCAGCTCAAAGAGTTGCTCAATTGTATGTAGAAGGGCATGAGCCAGACAATGATGAGGAGGATAATGGCCCAGCTGGCAATCAACAGCAGAGAAGAAGTGTTGTATCAGAAAGAGAGTATTATGCCTATTATCTGTTCAGTTGTGAGGATCCAGATGCTCAAACCCACTATCCTGGTGCCAATGGAACCTTTTCAACCATCTTCCAGGCTGGATGTTTACTCCAACAGTACCTGGTGGATGtctgggccattgctgatcAGAGTAGACTGCTTTGGCTATGTAACAACCAATCTTTACTCACAGTGGAGTTGTACAGTGGCCTATGTGATGCACTCTTGAGTGATAACCTCACACATAGAGAACAG GATGCCATGGCTATATCCTGTTACCTTGGTGAGCCACAGCTGTTCATCGCAATGACAGCTAATCCAAAGTGGCCAGAGATACATAGTGCTCTGCTGCCAGGTCAAACTTATTCTGACAGGTCAGATCTCATTACCTGGGTCTTTGAGCTGAAGTGCCACCAGTTGATGGAGGATATCACTCAAAAAGGGATTTTTGGGAAATGCATTGCACATGTTCACACCATTGAATTCCAGAAGAGAGGCCTGCCTCACATGCACCTATCAGTATGGTTGGAGTGTGCATCTCACATCCTGGAGCCTGGTAATGTAGATGAGCTTATTTGTGCTGAGCTTCCAATTGCAGAAGGCCCAGGTGCAGACCCTGCCCTATATGCAGTAGTCACTTCTTCCATGTTGCATGGCCCATGTGGTCCTGAGCATCATGCTCCATGCTGGGACAAGGACAAAAAGGCCTGCACAAAGGGCTATTATCCCTTGAAGCAATGGAATGCACAGACTATTATGGTTGCTGACTCATACCCCCTCTACTGGCATAGGGACAATGGTCAAACTTTCAGAAAGGTTATTAGTGGGGTTGAAATTACCTTTGATAATACACATGTTGTTCCCTACAATCCATTCCTGTCCAAAAAGTACACCTGCCATATGAATGTGGAGACATGCTCTGGGATTGGAGCAATCAAATATGTCCTCAAGTATGTGTACAAGGGGGGTGATAGAATATCCATAGAGCTCACCACAAATGCTGAAGGGGATGCACAGCAAGCTCAAAATCTGGATGAGATCAAGACACATTTGGATGCATGCTGG GAGGTACCCAACATTGTCCATCTACAAGTCCATCTCCCTGAGCAGCAATCAGTTTCCTTCTGTGCAGGCCAATTGATTGAGAATGTGATTTCTGCAGCCAAGGACACTTCTCTCACTGCCTTCTTCAAGTTGAATGCATATAAAAATCAAGAAGTCTGCAGATTTGCAAATGAGttagtctatcaagaaattcCAAACAAGTTCACCTGGAATAAGATCACTTGGAAGTTCTCTTTGCAGAGGCTTACACAGAACAATGGGGTTGTCAGGTTCTCCACTGGGGCTATTGGACAGATGTATTTTGTTCCACCAAACAGTGGGGAAAGACTCTACCTTAGAACTCTTCTCACTGTGGTGCATGGCCCCACTTCCTTTGAAAGCCTCTGTACCTTTGAAGGCCAAGTCTTTCCCACTTTCAAAGAGGTTTGCATTGCACAAGGACTACTGGAGAGTGATGAGGAGTGGGCCAAATGTCTTGCAGAAGCTGCCCAGTATAAAACTGGAAGGCACCTGTGCCACCTCTTTGTGGTCACCTTAACTGCTTGCCATCCTATGGACCCAGCACAGCTATGGATTCAGTTCTGCGCTCAAATCTGTGATGATATTAGATACAAACTAAGTCAAGAGCCCTGGAACTGTCCACATGCCTTGGATGAAGATGTTTATGATTTTGGTCTTTACCTGGTTGAAGTTTTAGTCCTTGAGACTGGATCAAATATGCAGGATGTCAATATGCCAACCTGCCAAAAGAATTGGGATCAAATCAACCAAGGACAAAACTGTCTCATCTGGGAGCAGTATGCATTACACAATGCACAGCCTGAGGGGTTGGAGGATCAGCTTCAACAACAGCTTAACAATGAACAGCTTGCTGCCTTCAACCAAGTACTTGCCTCAGTTCAAAATGATCTTGGGGTCACATTCTTCCTTGATTGA